In one Culex quinquefasciatus strain JHB chromosome 2, VPISU_Cqui_1.0_pri_paternal, whole genome shotgun sequence genomic region, the following are encoded:
- the LOC119765952 gene encoding uncharacterized protein LOC119765952 yields MAPSLRELEKQQSHLRRTLEAIQQFVNQYDATRDADQIDVRLERLDETFNEFRSVRIKIELLTEEDDFDVEVMEGETEEDRAKREADAKKKRKEKNLKVLMEAEDFYCAVKAKLYKKRGPLETVPPVPVPSAVDARPAVGLSHVKLPDINLPIYTGELSEWIVFRDTFRSLIHNNSQLSDFDKFTYLRSSLLGEALLEIAGIDVSAVNYDVAWTTLEQRYDNKKLIVKAHLDALIAVEPMKRESYAALNQLIGSFDKHLMMLKKIGQDTDIWSTLLVHMVCSRLDGNTLRLWETHHKSKDVPKFDDLMKYLRGHCLVLQSVAPSKPTAEEEKQRRPSVSHVVTQSVNKCPFCDELFHSPFHCLLFLKKTVDERMEAARRRNLCLNCLRAGHSTRSCTRGSCHHCHQYHHSLLHINAVRERPSASQALTRPTPEQQQYQQQQPQYQSMGQQQPQIQPPIQNQSSNTAQSNTHSQNTQQLSTTDPCTSHNTTTLSISSHNRKNEILLSTVQICIRDLRGNTRLVRALLDSCSQYSFMSSACCKKLDLRCTPDYLTVLGIGGSSVVSRQLVSANVQPRSSALPQFNREMDFYVLPELTSALPNQNIDTTAWEFPNNIILADPHFNEPGEVELIIGAEHYFDLLRDGRSRIAEDGPVLQNTVVPAPIALEVSWPPQGHPSKPQTVNTTPLSRSSQFLKTSFAARGRNRFIWLQLWPSQAVAVCCSTSCICLFLLRRYKLFIRVAIVRGSSTKALGVALSQSDGLDCRP; encoded by the exons ATGGCGCCTAGTTTACGCGAGTTGGAAAAGCAGCAGAGTCACCTTCGGAGAACCCTCGAAGCCATTCAGCAGTTTGTGAATCAGTACGATGCAACGAGAGATGCTGACCAGATCGACGTCCGTCTTGAACGCTTGGACGAGACGTTCAACGAGTTCCGTTCTGTGCGAATCAAGATTGAGCTGCTGACCGAAGAAGATGACTTTGATGTAGAAGTGATGGAAGGTGAGACAGAAGAAGATCGTGCGAAAAGGGAGGCTGATGCGAAGAAGAAGCGGAAGGAGAAAAACTTGAAGGTGCTGATGGAAGCTGAAGATTTCTACTGTGCTGTGAAGGCGAAGCTGTACAAGAAGCGCGGTCCGCTAGAGACCGTCCCACCGGTCCCTGTGCCATCTGCTGTTGATGCGAGGCCTGCTGTTGGTCTGTCTCATGTCAAACTTCCGGACATCAATCTACCGATTTACACTGGTGAGCTAAGTGAGTGGATCGTTTTCCGTGACACGTTTCGTAGCTTGATTCACAACAACTCCCAGCTGTCGGATTTTGACAAGTTCACGTATCTACGTTCGTCGCTGCTCGGTGAAGCGCTTCTGGAGATCGCTGGCATCGACGTTTCAGCCGTTAACTACGATGTGGCCTGGACAACCCTGGAGCAACGATACGACAACAAGAAGCTGATCGTCAAGGCTCATTTAGATGCGTTGATTGCAGTCGAACCTATGAAACGGGAGAGCTACGCGGCACTTAATCAGCTCATCGGATCGTTCGACAAGCACCTGATGATGCTGAAGAAGATTGGGCAGGACACGGATATCTGGAGTACTCTGCTGGTACACATGGTGTGCTCGCGCTTAGATGGCAACACGCTGCGTCTTTGGGAAACTCATCATAAATCCAAAGATGTTCCGAAGTTTGATGATCTGATGAAGTACTTGCGCGGTCATTGCTTAGTACTGCAGTCGGTTGCGCCATCCAAGCCCACTGCTGAAGAGGAGAAACAACGACGTCCGTCAGTGAGTCATGTGGTGACTCAGTCGGTGAACAAGTGCCCATTCTGTGATGAACTGTTCCATTCACCTTTTCACTGTCTGCTGTTCTTGAAGAAAACTGTCGATGAAAGAATGGAAGCTGCTAGGAGACGGAATCTGTGCCTGAACTGCTTGCGTGCTGGACACTCAACTCGTTCCTGCACAAGAGGATCGTGTCATCACTGTCATCAGTACCATCACTCACTGTTGCACATCAACGCTGTACGAGAGAGACCCTCCGCCTCGCAAGCACTGACCAGACCAACACCTGAGCAGCAGCAGTATCAACAACAGCAGCCGCAGTATCAGTCAATGGGCCAGCAGCAACCACAAATCCAACCTCCAATACAGAACCAGTCTTCAAACACTGCTCAGTCGAACACACACTCACAGAACACTCAGCAACTGTCCACCACAGATCCATGCACAAGCCACAACACTACAACACTGTCAATCAGTTCCCACAAccgtaaaaatgaaattttactcTCAACCGTTCAAATTTGCATCCGTGATCTGCGCGGAAACACACGCCTAGTTAGAGCGCTGCTCGACTCGTGTTCGCAATATTCGTTTATGTCCTCCGCATGCTGCAAGAAGCTTGATCTTCGTTGCACTCCAGATTACCTGACCGTACTCGGAATTGGCGGGTCGTCTGTCGTCTCACGGCAGCTTGTATCAGCGAACGTACAACCCCGTTCGTCCGCTCTGCCGCAGTTTAACCGCGAGATGGATTTCTACGTGCTTCCTGAGCTGACATCCGCTTTGCCGAACCAGAACATCGACACTACTGCGTGGGAGTTTCCGAACAACATCATCCTAGCTGACCCACACTTCAACGAACCTGGAGAAGTGGAGCTGATAATCGGTGCTGAACACTATTTCGATCTCTTACGAGATGGTCGATCACGCATCGCCGAGGATGGCCCTGTGCTGCAGAATACT GTCGTCCCAGCGCCAATAGCGCTCGAGGTTAGTTGGCCTCCCCAAGGACATCCGTCAAAGCCCCAGACAGTCAACACAACACCGTTGTCGAGAAGCAGTCAGTTCCTGAAAACATCATTCGCGGCTCGTGGCCGCAACCGTTTCATCTGGCTACAACTGTGGCCAAGCCAAGCTGTCGCCGTATGTTGCAGTACAAGCTGCATCTGTCTGTTTCTGCTGCGCCGGTACAAGCTGTTCATACGAGTGGCCATCGTTCGAGGATCCAGCACTAAAGCACTCGGGGTGGCGCTGTCGCAATCGGACGGGTTGGACTGCCGCCCCTAA
- the LOC6051850 gene encoding AP-1 complex subunit mu-1: MSSSAIFILDAKGKVLISRNYRGHIDMGVIDKFMPLLMEKEEEGLITPILQTPECTFAYVKTNNLYLVSVTRSNANIALVFVFLHKVVQVFTEYFKELEEESIRDNFVVIYELLDELIDFGYPQTTDSKILQEYITQEGHKLEIQPRIPMAVTNAVSWRSEGIKYRKNEVFLDVIESVNLLANANGNVLRSEIVGAIKMRVYLSGMPELRLGLNDKVLFESTGRGKSKSVELEDVKFHQCVRLSRFENDRTISFIPPDGEFELMSYRLNTHVKPLIWIESVIERHAHSRVEYMIKAKSQFKRRSTANNVEIVIPVPADADSPKFKTTIGSVKYAPEQNAITWTIKSFPGGKEYLMRAHFGLPSVECEDSEGKPPIQVKFEIPYFTTSGIQVRYLKIIEKSGYQALPWVRYITQNGDYQLRTN; encoded by the exons ATGTCGTCATCGGCGATTTTTATCTTGGACGCCAAAGGGAAG GTCCTCATCTCGCGCAACTATCGCGGCCACATCGACATGGGCGTGATCGACAAGTTCATGCCGCTGTTGATGGAAAAGGAAGAAGAGGGCCTGATTACGCCGATTCTCCAAACGCCGGAGTGCACCTTCGCGTACGTCAAGACCAACAATCTGTACCTGGTGTCGGTCACGCGGAGCAACGCCAACATTGCGCTGGTTTTCGTGTTTCTCCACAAGGTCGTGCAGGTCTTCACGGAGTACTTCAAGGAGCTGGAGGAGGAGAGCATCCGGGACAACTTTGTGGTCATTTACGAGCTGCTCGATGAGTTGATCGACTTTGGCTACCCGCAGACGACGGACAGCAAGATCCTGCAGGAGTACATCACCCAGGAGGGCCACAAGCTGGAGATCCAACCGCGCATTCCGATGGCCGTGACGAACGCGGTCTCGTGGCGTTCCGAGGGAATCAAGTACCGCAAGAACGAGGTCTTTCTGGACGTTATCGAGAGCGTCAATTTGCTGGCCAACGCGAACGGAAACGTCCTGCGAAGCGAAATTGTCGGCGCCATCAAGATGCGCGTCTACTTGTCCGGAATGCCCGAACTCCGGCTCGGTCTCAACGACAAAGTCCTCTTCGAGAGCACCGGCCGCGGCAAGTCCAAATCGGTCGAGCTGGAGGACGTCAAGTTCCACCAGTGCGTGCGCCTCTCGCGCTTCGAAAACGACCGGACCATTTCGTTCATTCCACCGGACGGCGAGTTCGAGCTGATGTCGTACCGGCTCAACACCCACGTCAAGCCGCTCATCTGGATCGAGTCGGTGATCGAGCGGCACGCGCACAGCCGCGTCGAGTACATGATCAAGGCCAAGTCGCAGTTCAAGCGCCGCTCGACCGCCAACAACGTCGAGATTGTCATTCCGGTGCCGGCGGACGCCGACTCGCCCAAGTTCAAGACCACCATCGGCAGCGTCAAGTACGCGCCCGAGCAGAACGCCATCACCTGGACGATCAAGTCGTTCCCG GGCGGCAAGGAGTATCTGATGCGGGCCCACTTTGGGCTGCCCAGCGTCGAGTGCGAGGACTCGGAGGGCAAGCCGCCGATACAGGTCAAGTTCGAGATACCGTACTTTACCACGTCCGGCATTCAG GTCCGCTACCTGAAGATCATCGAGAAGAGCGGCTACCAGGCCTTGCCGTGGGTTCGCTACATCACCCAGAACGGGGACTATCAGCTGCGAACGAACTAG
- the LOC6051852 gene encoding selenide, water dikinase 2, with the protein MFKPEQHGLDRAFRLTRFSTLRGUGSKIPQDVLDRLLRGVYADQYLGGGGAGGGGDGGEPFQILVDKEGKSSTDNEGVGIGLDSSVIPLKNDLQLVQTVDFFYPLIDDPHMLGRIALANVVSDVYAVGALEIDEIKLVCSAPTEFSEAERDIVVPMIIRGFQEAAAEAKCPAKIGSIALNPWCIIGGIATAVCHKSELIMPYHAQPGDALVLTKPLGTQLATNAFIWMTEEAENWTKLASHLTPAEVERSYAIAVESMSRLNRSGAELMHKFGAHAATDVTGFGLFGHAENLLKFQKADVDFELDTLPIIRNVVKIAEILGRTPKLMAGKAVETSGGLLVSLPAENAEKFCADYRTVSEHDAWIIGKVVPGSRVLRMSPNPTVISVD; encoded by the exons ATGTTCAAACCGGAGCAGCACGGCCTGGACCGTGCCTTCCGGTTGACCCGGTTCTCGACGCTGCGCGGGTGAGGGTCCAAGATTCCTCAGGATGTCCTTGACCGGCTTCTGCGAGGAGTTTACGCCGACCAGTACCTCGGCGGAGGGGgggctggtggtggtggtgatggtggagAACCTTTCCAAATTTTAGTAGATAAGGAGGGCAAAAGCAGCACTGATAACGAGGGAGTTG GCATTGGATTGGATTCTTCGGTGATTCCGTTGAAGAACGACTTGCAGCTGGTTCAGACGGTGGACTTTTTCTACCCGTTGATCGACGATCCGCACATGCTCGGCCGGATTGCGTTGGCCAATGTCGTGAGCGATGTTTACGCCGTGGGCGCGCTGGAAATCGACGAGATCAAGCTGGTGTGTTCGGCCCCGACGGAGTTTTCGGAGGCGGAGCGGGACATTGTGGTCCCGATGATCATTCGAGGGTTTCAGGAAGCGGCGGCCGAGGCTAAGTGTCCTGCCAAGATCGGCAGCATCGCGTTGAATCCGTGGTGCATAATTGGGGGCATTGCGACGGCCGTTTGTCACAAATCCGAGCTCATCATGCCGTACCACGCCCAGCCGGGAGACGCCCTGGTTCTTACGAAACCGCTGGGGACCCAGCTGGCCACGAATGCCTTCATCTGGATGACCGAGGAGGCGGAAAACTGGACCAAACTCGCGTCCCATTTGACTCCGGCGGAAGTCGAGCGATCGTACGCCATCGCCGTCGAGTCCATGTCCCGGCTGAATCGGTCCGGCGCGGAGTTGATGCACAAATTCGGCGCCCACGCAGCCACCGACGTGACCGGGTTCGGTCTGTTCGGGCACGCCGAGAATCTGCTCAAGTTCCAGAAGGCCGACGTTGACTTCGAGCTCGACACGCTGCCCATCATACGAAACGTGGTCAAAATCGCGGAAATCCTCGGTCGAACGCCGAAGTTGATGGCCGGCAAGGCGGTCGAGACTTCCGGAGGGCTGCTGGTCAGTTTGCCGGCGGAGAATGCGGAAAAGTTCTGCGCAGACTACCGGACAGTGTCCGAGCATGACGCGTGGATCATCGGGAAGGTCGTCCCCGGCAGTCGAGTGCTTAGAATGAGTCCAAATCCGACCGTTATCAGTGTTGActaa